The following are encoded in a window of Podospora pseudoanserina strain CBS 124.78 chromosome 6, whole genome shotgun sequence genomic DNA:
- a CDS encoding hypothetical protein (EggNog:ENOG503P3U3) has product MNQCYGQLPMRDFLGSSDAPQIPFEDDLFPYLPPDVQDEGIAFDSNHACYEYDFPPIYATSDATNVPISGLAFPINIASPPSPLSEHPVPNQGWEDSLRSHNFLIPAVNYSGAVSNPFAISLSMNDANTYMSVPGQRSGSEPRYLVPNETHTHDNFIPCMGLQLDIPGSGTVFLPEEDPDRYDLEEVFSMFYQGNRNLQRMSPQLIEATLGIPPDSNDSQHLICSQNNERQSDQDSATLDALSAQPQIPSSPSTLAQSPDALSESATSLSAPRRDRGIPFTSRPRLLVAPPGFSHSHILVITSNPESLPASLWDGARLAELEKDIRLKALDIESQIPKSQDSSSRDFNQKRQRVDNQPQSNSTQKVSEASGVPTISSYPALFPCAASVPTSDPLPSAMPHSRVPKRKANAERQATSQVKRESTCLLCRVMREKCSDGTPCLRCVRVLQHERSILRVPCQPATLDDIELYRRRTQIGLFVYYYERSSESDLPRRSASIVDTNPLESQLSQNCPLTVADTFAVHEFGTFQRFAPNLLNDANRERELATQHAPTSEDLSKSAVLARYLELHLASIIETLGTNNSFIAATLKVAERYSRPTGSKTRTMLRHALYIFAARFLRRTYWVQVDTVTENYRVAWMDAPWRALPVSTPRSLAEAETLNDILKDHLRFLEKSVIHAFTKKIYARKKEDWFEIFLVTFIFQVILSENLEMSFYSHFPGLEKPIECPWSTFGGLRSYSSKRIASYFSAINGRDPFLKPGARAWEGFGDTERTYLDQCGILLKEGYTKRDDLGFRRSASMGDADSPGSWWKWAVETILGNG; this is encoded by the exons ATGAACCAATGTTACGGGCAGCTTCCCATGCGTGATTTTTTGGGATCCAGCGATGCACCACAGATCCCCTTCGAGGATGACCTGTTCCCTTACCTCCCACCTGATGTTCAAGATGAAGGGATAGCTTTCGATTCAAATCATGCCTGTTACGAATATGATTTCCCCCCTATTTATGCCACAAGCGACGCCACAAATGTGCCAATTAGCGGATTGGCATTTCCTATCAACATCGCTTCACCGCCCTCACCGCTTTCCGAACATCCGGTTCCGAACCAGGGCTGGGAAGACTCACTCCGTTCCCACAACTTTCTAATACCTGCAGTAAATTATTCGGGTGCCGTCTCCAATCCATTTGCGATTTCCTTGAGCATGAATGACGCAAACACTTACATGTCGGTCCCCGGACAGCGGAGTGGATCCGAGCCACGGTATCTGGTCCCAAATGAGACTCATACCCATGACAACTTCATCCCTTGTATGGGCCTCCAATTGGATATCCCAGGTAGTGGAACGGTCTTCCTTCCCGAAGAAGACCCCGATCGGTATGACCTCGAGGAAGTTTTCAGCATGTTCTACCAAGGGAACAGAAACCTTCAGAGAATGTCGCCGCAGCTCATTGAAGCGACCCTGGGCATCCCACCAGACTCTAATGATTCCCAACACCTGATATGTTCCCAGAACAATGAGCGTCAGTCGGACCAGGACTCAGCCACTCTCGACGCCCTTTCTGCGCAGCCGCAGATACCATCAAGCCCTTCTACACTAGCACAGTCGCCAGATGCTTTATCGGAATCTGCTACAAGCCTCTCGGCACCTCGGAGAGACCGTGGCATCCCTTTCACTTCTAGACCCAGACTTTTGGTGGCTCCTCCAGGCTTCAGTCATTCGCATATCCTGGTCATTACCAGCAACCCTGAGTCATTGCCGGCATCGCTGTGGGATGGAGCGCGGCTTGCCGAACTGGAGAAGGACATAAGGTTGAAGGCCTTGGATATCGAATCCCAAATACCAAAAAGTCAAGATAGCAGTTCACGCGATTTCAATCAGAAACGACAGCGAGTCGATAATCAACCCCAGTCCAATAGCACGCAAAAAGTCTCGGAAGCCAGCGGCGTACCGACAATAAGCTCCTATCCTGCTCTGTTTCCATGTGCTGCTTCTGTTCCAACTTCAGATCCTCTCCCAAGTGCCATGCCTCACAGTCGTGTTCCTAAGCGCAAGGCGAATGCCGAACGACAAGCCACTAGTCAAGTCAAGAGGGAGAGCACTTGCTTACTATGCCGAGTAATGAGGGAAAAG TGTAGCGATGGCACACCATGCCTACGATGCGTCAGAGTATTACAGCATGAGAGATCGATACTACGTGTGCCATGTCAGCCAGCAACACTAGACGATATTGAGCTTTATAGGCGGC GCACTCAAATCGGTCTTTTCGTTTATTATTACGAGCGGAGCAGCGAATCGGATCTGCCACGACGCAGCGCGAGTATCGTCGATACCAATCCACTGGAATCACAATTAAGTCAAAACTGCCCACTGACGGTCGCTGATACGTTTGCGGTTCATGAGTTTGGTACGTTCCAGCGATTCGCCCCAAATCTTTTGAACGATGCCAATCGGGAAAGGGAGCTCGCCACCCAACATGCACCAACTTCAGAGGACTTGAGCAAGAGTGCTGTTCTCGCTCGATACTTGGAGTTGCACTTGGCATCCATCATCGAGACGCTGGGCACAAACAACAGCTTCATTGCTGCTACTCTGAAGGTAGCTGAGAGGTATAGCAGGCCAACAGGGTCGAAGACACGT ACAATGTTACGGCATGCTTTGTACATCTTTGCCGCAAGATTCCTACGCCGGACCTACTGGGTACAGGTTGATACAGTGACTGAGAACTACAGAGTAGCATGGATGGACGCGCCGTGGCGAGCGTTGCCTGTTTCAACACCAAGGTCACTTGCTGAAGCAGAGACTCTCAACGACATCTTGAAGGATCACTTGCGCTTCCTGGAGAAGTCCGTCATCCATGCCTTCACCAAGAAGATTTATGCTAGGAAAAAGGAGGACTGGTTTGAGATCTTTCTAGTGACCTTCATCTTCCAAGTCATCCTCAGCGAGAATCTCGAGATGAGCTTTTACAGTCATTTCCCAGGGCTC GAGAAGCCCATCGAGTGCCCCTGGTCAACGTTTGGAGGGCTTCGAAGCTATTCCTCCAAGAGAATTGCTTCTTACTTTTCCGCAATCAACGGTCGTGATCCATTCTTGAAGCCCGGTGCTAGAGCATGGGAAGGCTTCGGGGACACCGAGCGCACGTACTTGGATCAGTGCGGGATTCTGTTGAAAG AGGGCTATACAAAACGGGATGATCTGGGATTCCGCAGGTCGGCTTCAATGGGAGATGCTGATTCTCCGGGGAGTTGGTGGAAATGGGCCGTGGAAACGATTCTTGGGAACGGCTAG
- a CDS encoding hypothetical protein (EggNog:ENOG503Q1WZ) — translation METAIATVFYLDKQPYKNEKPYFCCLPPEFLQGNSSTNHVHIPADITVTNIRSEVATFSLDENGFEVAEQILDDQFHYESVKSGSEIEQRYIQEMEAFLTERFEAKKVVVFDVETRKRNREFPGNIGEKSSLEQPVRGVHIGE, via the exons ATGGAGACAGCAATAGCAACAGTGTTCTACCTTGACAAGCAACCATACAAAAACGAAAAGCCGTATTTCTGCTGCCTCCCACCGGAGTTTTTGCAAGGAAATTCCTCAACTAATCACGTCCATATCCCAGCCGATATCACCGTCACCAACATCAGAAGCGAGGTAGCAACATTCAGCCTCGATGAAAATGGCTTCGAAGTGGCGGAACAGATCCTGGATGACCAGTTCCATTATGAGAGCGTGAAGTCCGGCAGCGAGATTGAGCAGCGCTACATTCAGGAAATGGAAGCGTTTCTGACAGAAAGATTCGAGGCCAAGAAAGTCGTCGTCTTTGATGTAGAG ACTCGGAAGAGGAACCGCGAATTTCCCGGCAACATCGGGGAGAAGTCAAGCTTGGAGCAGCCTGTCCGTGGTGTCCATATTGGTGAGTGA